In Crassostrea angulata isolate pt1a10 chromosome 6, ASM2561291v2, whole genome shotgun sequence, a genomic segment contains:
- the LOC128187022 gene encoding putative leucine-rich repeat-containing protein DDB_G0290503 isoform X4, giving the protein MAAPETPRLLDSPSDIRKEIDRKLVDDGISDQCPEEEKLLYVWRLYQHTETDLQRAIENEEKLKLAQTAEMQEVENYVEHIRHLSDEREALIQELETENDQLKSEIDSLKQDQNAAALRDETTEMLVQQGLDEIANVSTSEQIAFLLVERARLLDELEAEQNRTMTPSVNSTMTETTCPQTPGLSTPGINTPGPSEDGRMSAVEFEQTLERERTQFEEELNQSRESIKKMKERLKREHEEEINALMEENNKLEDDYEEAKAKLYKHKLLHEKEMEELDKEVKKLREDLQTLQKEKEKSDSDSRSSTPANVFSGRPPSPARSPNDLAIRNIIQEKTKIESELVQIKSQHRSTQNENTELKSKVESLSEELEKLQISIQQLQMKNKSLRSELEEAENQLEEAETASEEVTKDRDEMKLRLGSLEKEVKNLRADAQKTHSLQDSVRILNQEKCDLTNELDTVKRELDEAQSEKEQLANQKLALSKEEIRLTEELQAMKSELDTYKCSHEELTDQKNELNRTLTLLDKTNSELETLRSEKFELNCRSENLSKENKDLLNQVESLQGELERLRSDGQEMSKQQIIINHMRDQVQKLTKEISDLKNSLQEKEKAEKDLNKTIEVQEAEISRLKSDIDNLKHVHEKERVDIQEEHANEIEDLKMKLQLTLQELSRSKQMLDDERSQCSEVEVKAHDLEVLLEEMQKTNSAYEKKLDEVSHLEKRVKDLEKLVSEKCDIEDQLEDKNREISDLEQEIEEFESIKLELEDTRESLDKEKVIRSKLEATVRDLEQILDDQRTDHESIQQQFTNKQDIGILIKEKVQSLESQVRGLQDDLFAAQEELQVTMEKHEQMFLYRMLRINLREYILDRIGKELEEARAAHIEIQERIESEKQRQTLQSSPEVNGATQRIEVQKVENLEKQIETMKTRLTETQNQLDKATQEKSTSEKEIKILRDSLKQKEGDMKEIEALRQELSQARREVEHLQLSTKYDGEERQKHVDRIRSLEELSKQLELDNRELATKLQESIQQISHVEDQIKRERQRNTDKQYMNHRHVSQIEADLDEATSQVRQLKDDLQKKQTYIMKLEADAIGNAAKYESTISRLESELNETKQFHKKELEAVTERLETTCKDNKELRNQIREKDQEYQSSFQDVNRYRGTADRLESQIQTEIKIRTDLENRNAALDKEISKEEFPNLRVWSQVRSLMEKNASLEAAKRSLEDELERKNSSSKFAETTLSQASANHEAVLKSVQSKADSAEKKVVWSGHKSPVQRRETKAKPFILKAEKLQHDLETVTFKLKTVEQQLSQAEELKNELQDKKEKVAALRNQLEAEKLQRTLLDQTVSELKHQVSLLKSRESKVIDQNRELQHTMIDMETKLDDMQERNQTALDMDALTWDEEENNEQKRYTEVGKRGLLDQIHKLQKEVKDLQYELLTVNERREIQERKYEDRKMKTKVKLMRARTFNAGCVEEGQEFVVEFYSKERTRMQEQLRQYDDDLRLTRSTLRKEMDWKEKMEKNYQTVLREKREYLSQLSDMEEAVREKTRMVSMLQVRTKFLEEENSRLQDRIDSITKQKQGLDKLLKEYKLSGKDVHLSRLSSDSRPHSLTGGTSGIGNSVDSSWVNEQDPYIEPYLGYRNTQSSNMVINNYLSRSFEPHSHAVDLYRGETGSEESYSREFDT; this is encoded by the exons GACAGTCCGTCGGACATTCGTAAAGAGATTGACAGGAAACTTGTGGACGATGGAATCAGTGATCAATGTCCAGAGGAGGAGAAACTACTGTATGTGTGGAGGCTGTATCAGCACACAGAG ACAGACCTTCAGCGAGCCATTGAAAATGAGGAGAAACTCAAACTCGCTCAGACGGCCGAGATGCAGGAAGTGGAGAACTATGTTGAGCACATCAGGCATCTGTCGGACGAGCGGGAGGCACTCATACAGGAGCTCGAGACTGAGAATGACCAGCTCAAGTCCGAGATTGACTCGCTCAAACAGGACCAAAACG ctgCAGCTTTAAGGGATGAGACAACAGAGATGTTGGTTCAGCAGGGACTCGATGAAATTGCCAATGTCTCAACGAGTGAACAGATAGCCTTCCTGCTAGTGGAGCGGGCGAGACTTCTGGATGAACTTGAGGCTGAACAGAACCGGACAATGACCCCGTCCGTCAACTCCACCATGACCGAAACAACCTGTCCCCAGACCCCAGGTCTCAGTACCCCCGGAATCAACACCCCAGGTCCCTCAGAAGACGGAAGGATGTCGGCAGTTGAGTTTGAGCAAACCTTGGAGCGTGAGCGAACTCAGTTTGAAGAGGAGTTGAACCAGTCTCGTGAGAgcataaagaaaatgaaagaacGGCTAAAGAGGGAACACGAGGAGGAGATCAATGCATTGATGGAGGAGAACAACAAACTGGAGGATGACTATGAGGAGGCCAAGGCTAAG CTTTACAAGCATAAATTGCTGCATGAAAAAGAG ATGGAGGAACTGGACAAGGAAGTGAAAAAGTTGAGAGAGGACCTCCAAACTCTacagaaagagaaagagaagtcAGACTCAG ATTCACGCTCCTCCACCCCCGCCAATGTGTTCAGTGGACGTCCACCCAGCCCCGCCCGCTCTCCCAATGACCTTGCCATCCGCAACATCATCCAGGAGAAGACAAAGATTGAGAGCGAACTCGTTCAAATCAAATCTCAACACCGAAGCACACAAAATGAGAACACAGAACTCAAGTCAAAG GTGGAGTCTCTTTCGGAGGAGTTGGAGAAATTACAAATTTCCATTCAGCAGTTACAGATGAAGAACAAAAGTCTGCGATCTGAGCTTGAGGAGGCCGAGAACCAGCTGGAGGAAGCTGAG acTGCCAGTGAGGAAGTTACAAAGGACAGGGATGAGATGAAGTTAAGACTCGGAAGTCTAGAAAAGGAGGTCAAAAACCTACGAGCTGATGCTCAGAAAACTCACTCATTGCAG GACTCTGTTCGAATTCTGAACCAGGAAAAGTGTGATTTAACTAATGAACTTGATACTGTCAAGCGTGAGCTCGATGAAGCTCAATCTGAAAAAGAACAGCTAGCCAATCAAAAGCTTGCACTCAGTAAGGAGGAAATTCGACTTACGGAGGAACTTCAGGCGATGAAATCGGAGCTTGATACATACAAGTGTTCACATGAAGAATTGACTGACCAGAAAAACGAGTTAAATAGAACTTTAACATTACTAGATAAAACAAACTCTGAATTAGAGACCTTGAGATCTGAGAAATTTGAACTGAATTGCCGGTCTGAGAACTTATCCAAGGAAAATAAAGATTTATTAAATCAGGTTGAAAGTCTTCAGGGAGAGTTAGAGCGGTTACGCTCGGACGGCCAGGAGATGTCTAAACAGCAG ATTATTATAAACCATATGCGAGACCAAGTTCAAAAACTCACCAAAGAAATTAGTGATTTAAAAAACAGTCTGCAAGAGAAAGAAAAGGCAGAAAAAGATCTCAACAAAACAATT GAAGTGCAGGAGGCAGAAATTAGTAGATTAAAAAGtgatattgacaatttaaaacatgttcatGAAAAAGAAAGAGTTGACATTCAAGAGGAACATGCAAATGAGATTGAGGATTTGAAAATGAAGCTTCAGCTTACACTTCAAGAATTATCTCGATCGAAACAAATGTTGGACGACGAACGGAGTCAGTGTTCAGAGGTAGAGGTCAAAGCTCACGACCTTGAGGTGCTTCTGGAGGAAATGCAAAAAACAAATAGTGCTTACGAGAAAAAATTAGACGAGGTGTCTCATCTAGAAAAGAGGGTGAAAGATTTGGAGAAACTAGTGTCTGAAAAATGTGATATTGAGGACCAACTAGAGGACAAAAATCGTGAGATCTCCGACCTAGAGCAGGAAATTGAGGAGTTTGAGAGCATTAAGTTAGAATTGGAAGATACGCGGGAAAGTTTGGATAAAGAAAAAGTGATCCGAAGCAAGCTAGAGGCCACGGTCCGTGACCTGGAACAAATCCTGGATGATCAACGGACTGACCACGAGAGCATTCAGCAGCAGTTTACTAACAAG caggACATAGGAATTTTGATTAAAGAAAAG GTGCAATCTCTGGAGAGTCAGGTGCGAGGTCTGCAGGATGATCTGTTTGCCGCCCAGGAAGAACTCCAGGTTACCATGGAGAAACATGAACAG ATGTTCCTTTACCGAATGTTAAGGATCAATCTTAGAGAG TACATACTTGATAGAATAGGGAAG GAGCTTGAAGAGGCCCGGGCAGCACACATTGAAATCCAGGAGCGAATTGAGTCGGAGAAGCAGAGGCAGACCTTACAGTCCAGTCCGGAGGTCAATGGAGCGACGCAGAGGATAGAGGTCCAGAAAGTAGAG aatCTAGAGAAGCAGATAGAGACAATGAAGACACGTTTAACCGAGACTCAAAATCAACTGGATAAGGCCACTCAAGAAAAGTCCACATCGGagaaagaaatcaaaatcctcCGAGATTCACTGAAGCAGAAAGAAGGCGACATGAAGGAGATAGAGGCACTGAGACAGGAGCTCAGTCAGGCACGGCGAGAAGTCGAACACTTACAGCTGTCCACGAAATACGACGGCGAGGAACGACAGAAACATGTGGACAGAATCCGGTCTCTGGAGGAGCTGTCCAAGCAGCTCGAGCTGGACAACAGGGAACTCGCCACCAAG CTGCAGGAGTCTATTCAACAAATCAGTCATGTTGAAGATCAGATAAAGCGAGAGCGGCAGAGGAACACAGACAAACAGTACATGAACCACCGGCATGTCAGCCAGATAGAGGCTGACCTTGACGAGGCCACCAGTCAGGTCAGACAACTCAAGGACGACCTCCAGAAGAAACAGACTTATATCATGAAGTTGGAGGCTGATGCCATCGGCAATGCT GCAAAGTATGAAAGTACGATATCTCGGCTTGAATCTGAATTGAATGAGACCAAACAGTTTCATAAGAAAGAATTAGAGGCAGTGACGGAACGCCTGGAGACGACGTGTAAAGACAACAAGGAGTTACGGAATCAGATCAGGGAGAAAGATCAG GAGTATCAGAGTTCGTTCCAGGACGTGAATCGATATCGAGGCACTGCAGACCGCCTGGAATCGCAGATCCAGACGGAGATCAAGATCCGCACTGACCTGGAGAACAGAAACGCAGCTCTGGACAAAGAGATTTCTAAA GAGGAATTTCCTAATTTAAGA GTGTGGAGCCAGGTCCGTTCATTGATGGAGAAGAATGCCAGTTTGGAGGCAGCCAAACGAAGCTTGGAGGATGAACTTGAAAGG AAGAATTCCAGTTCAAAGTTTGCAGAGACAACTCTGTCGCAGGCATCGGCCAATCACGAGGCAGTTCTGAAATCAGTGCAGTCCAAAGCAGACTCAGCGGAGAAGAAA GTGGTTTGGAGTGGCCATAAGTCCCCGGTACAGAGACGG GAAACCAAAGCTAAACCTTTTATACTTAAA GCCGAAAAGCTTCAGCATGACCTTGAGACAGTGACCTTCAAGTTGAAGACGGTGGAGCAGCAGCTGAGTCAGGCGGAGGAGCTGAAGAACGAACTCCAGGACAAAAAGGAGAAAGTCGCCGCACTGCGGAACCAGCTGGAGGCTGAGAAACTCCAGAG GACTCTACTTGACCAGACTGTGTCAGAATTAAAACACCAGGTGTCGCTGCTGAAGTCTCGCGAGTCCAAGGTGATAGACCAGAATCGAGAGCTCCAGCACACCATGATTGACATGGAGACCAAACTGGACGACATGCAGGAGCGGAACCAGACAGCCCTAGACATG GATGCGTTGACCTGGGATGAGGAGGAGAACAATGAG CAAAAGCGTTACACTGAGGTTGGAAAACGAGGACTGTTGGATCAAATCCACAAACTCCAGAAAGAGGTTAAGGACCTACAATACGAACTTCTGACGGTGAATGAGCGACGGGAAATACAGGAAAGGAAGTATGAGGACCGAAAAATGAAGACCAAGGTCAAGCTGATGAGAGCAAG GACGTTTAATGCGGGTTGTGTGGAAGAAGGCCAGGAGTTTGTAGT GGAGTTTTACTCCAAGGAGAGAACGCGTATGCAGGAGCAGCTCCGCCAGTACGACGACGATCTGAGGCTGACGCGATCCACGCTCAGGAAGGAGATGGACTGGAAAGAGAAAATGGAGAAGAACTACCAGACCGTGCTCCGCGAGAAGCGGGAATATTTGTCTCA GCTGTCAGATATGGAGGAAGCCGTACGAGAGAAGACACGAATGGTGTCCATGCTGCAAGTCCGTACCAAGTTCTTGGAGGAGGAGAATTCTCGCCTGCAAGATCGTATCGACTCTATCACCAAACAGAAGCAGGGATTAGATAAGCTGCTCAAAGAATACAAACTCTCTGGTAAAGACGTGCAT TTGTCTCGCCTGAGTTCAGACAGCCGACCTCACAGCCTGACGGGGGGTACCAGTGGTATCGGGAATAGCGTGGATTCCAGCTGGGTCAACGAACAGGACCCGTACATCGAGCCGTACCTGGGTTATCGCAATACGCAATCCTCCAACATGGTAATAAATAACTACCTCAGTCGAAGCTTCGAACCTCATAGTCACGCTGTCGATTTATATCGTGGGGAGACAGGAAGTGAAGAGTCGTACAGTCGCGAGTTTGATACCTAA
- the LOC128187022 gene encoding putative leucine-rich repeat-containing protein DDB_G0290503 isoform X5 translates to MAAPETPRLLDSPSDIRKEIDRKLVDDGISDQCPEEEKLLYVWRLYQHTETDLQRAIENEEKLKLAQTAEMQEVENYVEHIRHLSDEREALIQELETENDQLKSEIDSLKQDQNAAALRDETTEMLVQQGLDEIANVSTSEQIAFLLVERARLLDELEAEQNRTMTPSVNSTMTETTCPQTPGLSTPGINTPGPSEDGRMSAVEFEQTLERERTQFEEELNQSRESIKKMKERLKREHEEEINALMEENNKLEDDYEEAKAKLYKHKLLHEKEMEELDKEVKKLREDLQTLQKEKEKSDSDSRSSTPANVFSGRPPSPARSPNDLAIRNIIQEKTKIESELVQIKSQHRSTQNENTELKSKVESLSEELEKLQISIQQLQMKNKSLRSELEEAENQLEEAETASEEVTKDRDEMKLRLGSLEKEVKNLRADAQKTHSLQDSVRILNQEKCDLTNELDTVKRELDEAQSEKEQLANQKLALSKEEIRLTEELQAMKSELDTYKCSHEELTDQKNELNRTLTLLDKTNSELETLRSEKFELNCRSENLSKENKDLLNQVESLQGELERLRSDGQEMSKQQIIINHMRDQVQKLTKEISDLKNSLQEKEKAEKDLNKTIEVQEAEISRLKSDIDNLKHVHEKERVDIQEEHANEIEDLKMKLQLTLQELSRSKQMLDDERSQCSEVEVKAHDLEVLLEEMQKTNSAYEKKLDEVSHLEKRVKDLEKLVSEKCDIEDQLEDKNREISDLEQEIEEFESIKLELEDTRESLDKEKVIRSKLEATVRDLEQILDDQRTDHESIQQQFTNKQDIGILIKEKVQSLESQVRGLQDDLFAAQEELQVTMEKHEQMFLYRMLRINLREYILDRIGKELEEARAAHIEIQERIESEKQRQTLQSSPEVNGATQRIEVQKVENLEKQIETMKTRLTETQNQLDKATQEKSTSEKEIKILRDSLKQKEGDMKEIEALRQELSQARREVEHLQLSTKYDGEERQKHVDRIRSLEELSKQLELDNRELATKLQESIQQISHVEDQIKRERQRNTDKQYMNHRHVSQIEADLDEATSQVRQLKDDLQKKQTYIMKLEADAIGNAAKYESTISRLESELNETKQFHKKELEAVTERLETTCKDNKELRNQIREKDQEYQSSFQDVNRYRGTADRLESQIQTEIKIRTDLENRNAALDKEISKAQTERNVWSQVRSLMEKNASLEAAKRSLEDELERKNSSSKFAETTLSQASANHEAVLKSVQSKADSAEKKVVWSGHKSPVQRRETKAKPFILKAEKLQHDLETVTFKLKTVEQQLSQAEELKNELQDKKEKVAALRNQLEAEKLQRTLLDQTVSELKHQVSLLKSRESKVIDQNRELQHTMIDMETKLDDMQERNQTALDMDALTWDEEENNEQKRYTEVGKRGLLDQIHKLQKEVKDLQYELLTVNERREIQERKYEDRKMKTKVKLMRARTFNAGCVEEGQEFVVEFYSKERTRMQEQLRQYDDDLRLTRSTLRKEMDWKEKMEKNYQTVLREKREYLSQLSDMEEAVREKTRMVSMLQVRTKFLEEENSRLQDRIDSITKQKQGLDKLLKEYKLSGKDVHLSRLSSDSRPHSLTGGTSGIGNSVDSSWVNEQDPYIEPYLGYRNTQSSNMVINNYLSRSFEPHSHAVDLYRGETGSEESYSREFDT, encoded by the exons GACAGTCCGTCGGACATTCGTAAAGAGATTGACAGGAAACTTGTGGACGATGGAATCAGTGATCAATGTCCAGAGGAGGAGAAACTACTGTATGTGTGGAGGCTGTATCAGCACACAGAG ACAGACCTTCAGCGAGCCATTGAAAATGAGGAGAAACTCAAACTCGCTCAGACGGCCGAGATGCAGGAAGTGGAGAACTATGTTGAGCACATCAGGCATCTGTCGGACGAGCGGGAGGCACTCATACAGGAGCTCGAGACTGAGAATGACCAGCTCAAGTCCGAGATTGACTCGCTCAAACAGGACCAAAACG ctgCAGCTTTAAGGGATGAGACAACAGAGATGTTGGTTCAGCAGGGACTCGATGAAATTGCCAATGTCTCAACGAGTGAACAGATAGCCTTCCTGCTAGTGGAGCGGGCGAGACTTCTGGATGAACTTGAGGCTGAACAGAACCGGACAATGACCCCGTCCGTCAACTCCACCATGACCGAAACAACCTGTCCCCAGACCCCAGGTCTCAGTACCCCCGGAATCAACACCCCAGGTCCCTCAGAAGACGGAAGGATGTCGGCAGTTGAGTTTGAGCAAACCTTGGAGCGTGAGCGAACTCAGTTTGAAGAGGAGTTGAACCAGTCTCGTGAGAgcataaagaaaatgaaagaacGGCTAAAGAGGGAACACGAGGAGGAGATCAATGCATTGATGGAGGAGAACAACAAACTGGAGGATGACTATGAGGAGGCCAAGGCTAAG CTTTACAAGCATAAATTGCTGCATGAAAAAGAG ATGGAGGAACTGGACAAGGAAGTGAAAAAGTTGAGAGAGGACCTCCAAACTCTacagaaagagaaagagaagtcAGACTCAG ATTCACGCTCCTCCACCCCCGCCAATGTGTTCAGTGGACGTCCACCCAGCCCCGCCCGCTCTCCCAATGACCTTGCCATCCGCAACATCATCCAGGAGAAGACAAAGATTGAGAGCGAACTCGTTCAAATCAAATCTCAACACCGAAGCACACAAAATGAGAACACAGAACTCAAGTCAAAG GTGGAGTCTCTTTCGGAGGAGTTGGAGAAATTACAAATTTCCATTCAGCAGTTACAGATGAAGAACAAAAGTCTGCGATCTGAGCTTGAGGAGGCCGAGAACCAGCTGGAGGAAGCTGAG acTGCCAGTGAGGAAGTTACAAAGGACAGGGATGAGATGAAGTTAAGACTCGGAAGTCTAGAAAAGGAGGTCAAAAACCTACGAGCTGATGCTCAGAAAACTCACTCATTGCAG GACTCTGTTCGAATTCTGAACCAGGAAAAGTGTGATTTAACTAATGAACTTGATACTGTCAAGCGTGAGCTCGATGAAGCTCAATCTGAAAAAGAACAGCTAGCCAATCAAAAGCTTGCACTCAGTAAGGAGGAAATTCGACTTACGGAGGAACTTCAGGCGATGAAATCGGAGCTTGATACATACAAGTGTTCACATGAAGAATTGACTGACCAGAAAAACGAGTTAAATAGAACTTTAACATTACTAGATAAAACAAACTCTGAATTAGAGACCTTGAGATCTGAGAAATTTGAACTGAATTGCCGGTCTGAGAACTTATCCAAGGAAAATAAAGATTTATTAAATCAGGTTGAAAGTCTTCAGGGAGAGTTAGAGCGGTTACGCTCGGACGGCCAGGAGATGTCTAAACAGCAG ATTATTATAAACCATATGCGAGACCAAGTTCAAAAACTCACCAAAGAAATTAGTGATTTAAAAAACAGTCTGCAAGAGAAAGAAAAGGCAGAAAAAGATCTCAACAAAACAATT GAAGTGCAGGAGGCAGAAATTAGTAGATTAAAAAGtgatattgacaatttaaaacatgttcatGAAAAAGAAAGAGTTGACATTCAAGAGGAACATGCAAATGAGATTGAGGATTTGAAAATGAAGCTTCAGCTTACACTTCAAGAATTATCTCGATCGAAACAAATGTTGGACGACGAACGGAGTCAGTGTTCAGAGGTAGAGGTCAAAGCTCACGACCTTGAGGTGCTTCTGGAGGAAATGCAAAAAACAAATAGTGCTTACGAGAAAAAATTAGACGAGGTGTCTCATCTAGAAAAGAGGGTGAAAGATTTGGAGAAACTAGTGTCTGAAAAATGTGATATTGAGGACCAACTAGAGGACAAAAATCGTGAGATCTCCGACCTAGAGCAGGAAATTGAGGAGTTTGAGAGCATTAAGTTAGAATTGGAAGATACGCGGGAAAGTTTGGATAAAGAAAAAGTGATCCGAAGCAAGCTAGAGGCCACGGTCCGTGACCTGGAACAAATCCTGGATGATCAACGGACTGACCACGAGAGCATTCAGCAGCAGTTTACTAACAAG caggACATAGGAATTTTGATTAAAGAAAAG GTGCAATCTCTGGAGAGTCAGGTGCGAGGTCTGCAGGATGATCTGTTTGCCGCCCAGGAAGAACTCCAGGTTACCATGGAGAAACATGAACAG ATGTTCCTTTACCGAATGTTAAGGATCAATCTTAGAGAG TACATACTTGATAGAATAGGGAAG GAGCTTGAAGAGGCCCGGGCAGCACACATTGAAATCCAGGAGCGAATTGAGTCGGAGAAGCAGAGGCAGACCTTACAGTCCAGTCCGGAGGTCAATGGAGCGACGCAGAGGATAGAGGTCCAGAAAGTAGAG aatCTAGAGAAGCAGATAGAGACAATGAAGACACGTTTAACCGAGACTCAAAATCAACTGGATAAGGCCACTCAAGAAAAGTCCACATCGGagaaagaaatcaaaatcctcCGAGATTCACTGAAGCAGAAAGAAGGCGACATGAAGGAGATAGAGGCACTGAGACAGGAGCTCAGTCAGGCACGGCGAGAAGTCGAACACTTACAGCTGTCCACGAAATACGACGGCGAGGAACGACAGAAACATGTGGACAGAATCCGGTCTCTGGAGGAGCTGTCCAAGCAGCTCGAGCTGGACAACAGGGAACTCGCCACCAAG CTGCAGGAGTCTATTCAACAAATCAGTCATGTTGAAGATCAGATAAAGCGAGAGCGGCAGAGGAACACAGACAAACAGTACATGAACCACCGGCATGTCAGCCAGATAGAGGCTGACCTTGACGAGGCCACCAGTCAGGTCAGACAACTCAAGGACGACCTCCAGAAGAAACAGACTTATATCATGAAGTTGGAGGCTGATGCCATCGGCAATGCT GCAAAGTATGAAAGTACGATATCTCGGCTTGAATCTGAATTGAATGAGACCAAACAGTTTCATAAGAAAGAATTAGAGGCAGTGACGGAACGCCTGGAGACGACGTGTAAAGACAACAAGGAGTTACGGAATCAGATCAGGGAGAAAGATCAG GAGTATCAGAGTTCGTTCCAGGACGTGAATCGATATCGAGGCACTGCAGACCGCCTGGAATCGCAGATCCAGACGGAGATCAAGATCCGCACTGACCTGGAGAACAGAAACGCAGCTCTGGACAAAGAGATTTCTAAA GCTCAAACAGAACGCAAT GTGTGGAGCCAGGTCCGTTCATTGATGGAGAAGAATGCCAGTTTGGAGGCAGCCAAACGAAGCTTGGAGGATGAACTTGAAAGG AAGAATTCCAGTTCAAAGTTTGCAGAGACAACTCTGTCGCAGGCATCGGCCAATCACGAGGCAGTTCTGAAATCAGTGCAGTCCAAAGCAGACTCAGCGGAGAAGAAA GTGGTTTGGAGTGGCCATAAGTCCCCGGTACAGAGACGG GAAACCAAAGCTAAACCTTTTATACTTAAA GCCGAAAAGCTTCAGCATGACCTTGAGACAGTGACCTTCAAGTTGAAGACGGTGGAGCAGCAGCTGAGTCAGGCGGAGGAGCTGAAGAACGAACTCCAGGACAAAAAGGAGAAAGTCGCCGCACTGCGGAACCAGCTGGAGGCTGAGAAACTCCAGAG GACTCTACTTGACCAGACTGTGTCAGAATTAAAACACCAGGTGTCGCTGCTGAAGTCTCGCGAGTCCAAGGTGATAGACCAGAATCGAGAGCTCCAGCACACCATGATTGACATGGAGACCAAACTGGACGACATGCAGGAGCGGAACCAGACAGCCCTAGACATG GATGCGTTGACCTGGGATGAGGAGGAGAACAATGAG CAAAAGCGTTACACTGAGGTTGGAAAACGAGGACTGTTGGATCAAATCCACAAACTCCAGAAAGAGGTTAAGGACCTACAATACGAACTTCTGACGGTGAATGAGCGACGGGAAATACAGGAAAGGAAGTATGAGGACCGAAAAATGAAGACCAAGGTCAAGCTGATGAGAGCAAG GACGTTTAATGCGGGTTGTGTGGAAGAAGGCCAGGAGTTTGTAGT GGAGTTTTACTCCAAGGAGAGAACGCGTATGCAGGAGCAGCTCCGCCAGTACGACGACGATCTGAGGCTGACGCGATCCACGCTCAGGAAGGAGATGGACTGGAAAGAGAAAATGGAGAAGAACTACCAGACCGTGCTCCGCGAGAAGCGGGAATATTTGTCTCA GCTGTCAGATATGGAGGAAGCCGTACGAGAGAAGACACGAATGGTGTCCATGCTGCAAGTCCGTACCAAGTTCTTGGAGGAGGAGAATTCTCGCCTGCAAGATCGTATCGACTCTATCACCAAACAGAAGCAGGGATTAGATAAGCTGCTCAAAGAATACAAACTCTCTGGTAAAGACGTGCAT TTGTCTCGCCTGAGTTCAGACAGCCGACCTCACAGCCTGACGGGGGGTACCAGTGGTATCGGGAATAGCGTGGATTCCAGCTGGGTCAACGAACAGGACCCGTACATCGAGCCGTACCTGGGTTATCGCAATACGCAATCCTCCAACATGGTAATAAATAACTACCTCAGTCGAAGCTTCGAACCTCATAGTCACGCTGTCGATTTATATCGTGGGGAGACAGGAAGTGAAGAGTCGTACAGTCGCGAGTTTGATACCTAA